A single genomic interval of Astyanax mexicanus isolate ESR-SI-001 chromosome 4, AstMex3_surface, whole genome shotgun sequence harbors:
- the LOC125801721 gene encoding C-C motif chemokine 2-like, translated as MQISAAVMRSLAIAAISALTIHTPTGAEPVRCCVAVSRARVEVPILDFKLQRKNPPCVKAIIFVTAKRQYCIDPRQSWAQEKIKELVLSKKTTTVTPT; from the exons ATGCAGATCAGTGCAGCAGTTATGAGGAGCCTGGCCATCGCTGCAATCAGTGCTCTAACCATCCACACTCCAACAG GTGCTGAACCTGTCAGGTGCTGTGTTGCTGTCTCAAGAGCCAGGGTTGAGGTACCCATCCTAGACTTTAAGTTACAGAGGAAGAACCCTCCATGCGTTAAAGCTATCAT CTTTGTGACGGCAAAGAGACAGTACTGCATTGATCCAAGACAGTCCTGGGCACAAGAGAAGATTAAAGAGCTGGTGCTGAG CAAGAAAACTACAACTGTGACTCCAACTTAA